Proteins from a genomic interval of Deltaproteobacteria bacterium:
- a CDS encoding HD domain-containing protein, with amino-acid sequence MRCPGQDSRYWKPGAIYEVTCPHCGSSVEFFKDESTRRCKKCGNKLVNPKMDFGCAAYCKYAEQCLGELPPEVLAQRNELLKDRVAIEMKQYFKKDFKRIGHATKVARYAEQIVKEEKGDPAIVLSAAYLHDIGIHEAERQHQSTEARYQEEYGPPIAHDILTKLGAKSEMIEEVCDIIGHHHHPRPVETINFKVVYDADLIVNLEENQQDAKIAPEKLQVMIENNFLTESGRKLARNIFLN; translated from the coding sequence ATGAGATGTCCGGGACAAGACAGTCGCTACTGGAAGCCGGGGGCAATCTATGAGGTTACCTGCCCCCACTGCGGCAGCTCAGTGGAGTTCTTCAAGGACGAGTCCACCCGCCGCTGCAAGAAATGCGGCAACAAACTGGTGAATCCCAAGATGGACTTCGGCTGCGCGGCCTATTGCAAATATGCCGAACAGTGCCTGGGTGAACTGCCGCCGGAAGTTTTGGCTCAACGAAATGAACTGTTGAAGGACCGGGTAGCCATCGAGATGAAGCAATATTTTAAGAAAGACTTCAAGCGGATCGGCCATGCAACGAAAGTGGCCCGGTATGCCGAACAAATCGTCAAAGAAGAAAAAGGAGATCCGGCCATCGTTCTATCGGCTGCTTACCTTCATGATATCGGAATTCATGAAGCGGAACGGCAACATCAGAGCACGGAAGCGAGATATCAAGAAGAGTATGGCCCTCCGATTGCTCACGATATTTTGACCAAACTCGGCGCTAAATCGGAAATGATTGAAGAAGTTTGTGACATCATCGGTCACCATCATCACCCGCGCCCCGTGGAGACGATTAATTTCAAAGTGGTCTATGACGCCGACCTGATCGTCAACCTGGAAGAAAACCAGCAAGATGCGAAAATAGCTCCCGAGAAATTGCAAGTCATGATCGAAAATAATTTTCTTACTGAAAGTGGCCGCAAACTGGCCCGAAATATATTTTTAAATTGA
- a CDS encoding 4Fe-4S binding protein, translating into MKIKRKIVKIDEAKCDGCGVCVPSCAEGAIQIIDGKARLIAEKFCDGLGACLRECPNDALQVIEREAEDFDEKGVEEHLKAREQSEPKETFTMACGCPSAQIQSFAPAKTCQEANQPTFQGSTASTLTHWPIQIRLVPATAPFLKGADLLVAADCTPAAYPNFHRDYLQGKVVMIGCPKFDEAQAYIQKFADIFNTAGIKSITVLTMEVPCCQGLPMIVRKGLELANKKIPLEQVIISTRGEVLVNPLRKLGEKG; encoded by the coding sequence ATGAAAATCAAACGGAAGATCGTCAAAATCGACGAAGCAAAATGTGATGGCTGTGGGGTATGTGTTCCTTCCTGTGCCGAGGGCGCTATACAAATCATAGACGGTAAGGCCAGGCTCATTGCCGAGAAATTCTGCGATGGGTTAGGTGCCTGTCTGAGAGAGTGCCCTAATGACGCCCTCCAAGTCATCGAAAGGGAGGCCGAGGATTTTGACGAGAAGGGTGTGGAAGAACATCTAAAGGCAAGAGAGCAATCCGAGCCCAAAGAAACTTTCACTATGGCCTGTGGGTGTCCCTCCGCTCAAATTCAGAGCTTTGCTCCGGCGAAAACATGTCAGGAGGCTAACCAACCCACTTTCCAGGGAAGTACCGCTTCCACTCTTACTCACTGGCCGATCCAGATCCGCTTGGTTCCGGCGACGGCGCCGTTCTTGAAAGGAGCCGACCTGCTCGTGGCGGCGGATTGTACTCCCGCGGCTTATCCCAATTTTCACCGGGATTATCTCCAAGGGAAAGTGGTGATGATCGGGTGCCCCAAATTCGATGAGGCTCAGGCCTACATCCAGAAATTTGCCGATATCTTCAACACCGCCGGCATCAAGTCGATTACGGTCCTTACCATGGAAGTTCCCTGCTGCCAGGGATTGCCGATGATCGTCAGAAAGGGATTGGAACTCGCCAATAAGAAAATCCCCCTGGAACAAGTAATCATCAGTACCCGGGGCGAGGTCTTAGTCAACCCTCTGAGGAAATTAGGAGAAAAAGGATAA